The Pseudomonas sp. KU26590 genomic sequence CACCTGGGTGAAGCGCATGTCGTTGGTGTCCAGCGTGTAGGGGATCACCAGGTGCGGCTTGCCGGTGGCGTTGTTCGGCTCCCAGTAGGGCAGGTCGTCGTCGTAGGTGTCGCAGTCGTAGAGAAAACCGCCTTCTTCCATCACCAGCCGCCGGGTGTTGGGGCCGGTGCGCCCGGTGTACCAGCCCAGCGGCCGTTCGCCGGTGAGTTCGGTGAGGATGCGGATGGCTTCGAGCATGTGCTCGCGCTCCTGCGCCTCGTCCATGTTCTGGTAGTCGATCCAGCGGTAGCCGTGGCTGCAGATCTCATGGCCGGCGTCGACCATGGCGCGGATCACGTCCGGGTGACGCTGCGCGGCCATGGCCACGGCGAAAACGGTGAGCGGGATATCAAATTGCTTGAACAGTTTGAGCACCCGCCACACGCCGGCACGGCTGCCGTATTCGTAGAGCGATTCCATGCTCATGTTGCGCTGGCCCTGGAGCGGTTGCGCGGCGACCATTTCGGAGAGGAACGCTTCGGATTCCTTGTCACCATGCAGAATGTTGCGCTCGCCGCCTTCCTCGTAATTGAGCACGAACGACAGCGCGATACGGGCATTGCCTGGCCAGTGCGGATGGGGCGGGTTGCTGCCGTAACCGATCAGGTCGCGTGGGTAGTCGGCGCTCACTGCGAGATTCCTTCTGTGCGTGTTGTATGTTGCAGTGGCTGTCTGACATTGCAATACGATGCAGTGGACTGCCGTTGCGGTGAAAATATTGTATACAACCTTGACCGCATTTTGTAAGCCTGTTTTTTCTTTTCTTACGAAGGCTCGTGCTGCAAGAAACCTGCCTTATTGGTCAGGATCTTTAGAAAAAACCTAATAATTTCCTCACTGCGCTGTGAAATACCGGTTATCCAGACGCGACGAGCAAAACGGGCTATTAAACGACATCTATTGTGTACAATTTATGTTCAAAGTGTCTTAATCACTCATCGCCCGCATCCATTGAGCCCTTAATCGGTGCGTGTGCCTGACTTCCACTTCTCAAGCGAGGCCCCGACAAGCATGGGACGACTGACCACACACGTACTGGACGCCGCTCACGGGTGCCCCGGCAGCGCCATTCACATCGCGCTTTACCGGGTTGAAGGCGAACGGCTGGAGAAAGTCGCCGACGCCGTGACTAACGCCGACGGTCGATGCGACGCGCCATTGTTGCAGGGCGATGATTACCGTTCAGGCGTCTACCAATTGCAATTCCACGCGGGTGATTACTACCGCGCCAAAGGGGTTCAACTGCCCGACACCGCGTTTCTTGATGTCGTCGTGCTGCGCTTCGGCATTGATGCCGCGCAGGACCACTATCACGTGCCGCTGCTGATCTCGCCTTATAGTTATTCGACCTATCGAGGGAGCTAGGGGGGCAACCCCTCGGATCACCGCCATGCCTATTGAGGAGATAACGTTGCATGACCACGCTTAAAATCACCGCAGGCGGGTATCAGTTTCTCGCCGAAACCAACCCCGATGCCCCGCAAACTGTCGCGGCGTTTCTCGCGTTGCTCCCCTATCGTCAGAAGCTTATTCACGTGCGTTGGAGTGGCGAGGGATGCTGGGTGCCATTGGGTGAGTATCAACTTCTGAAGGGCGAGGAGCCCATCGGCTTCGAGAATCACACCAGTCATCCTTCCGTGGGTGACATTCTTTTCTACCCCGGTCCCTATAGCGAAACCGAAATTCTCGTGGCTTACGGCTCTTGCTGCTTTGCCAGCAAAATGGGGCAACTGGCGGGCAATCACTTTCTGACCATCGTGCAAGGCAAGGAAAACTTGCGCGCCCTGGGCGTGAAGACGTTATGGGAAGGTGCTCAAGAGATCGTATTCGAGCGGGCGTGAAGTTCACACTCGGCAAGGTGGCTGGATCTATTCCCGGCGTGCGCTATGAATGAAGAGGGCGGCCGTGTTCGGATCGCTCTTCTCATACCCGGTAATACCGTTGCTGGCGTTGTAAACCGTTTCAGCCTGGTGCACTGCGTGCGTCGCTGCACCGGCGTCGGGCGATGAGGTGACTCCGTATTTTGCGCGTGTCCGTTAGGCGCTATAGGTCGGCCCTTTAGCGATAGACAAGCCTATGCAGGGCGCGTACGTTGTTTTCCACTCATTGTTTAGTTGGACTTATATATAAATTATATTTCGGATAAATAACCGAAAGGCTGACGCGCGGACGAAAGTTTTTATGGGCATACATTTAGTTTTTAATAAACAGAAAAGTTGAGGTGCTTTAAGTAACTGGCATGCGGTTTGCTCTTGACCTTGGCTCGATAAACTCACATTCGAGCCTAATGCCATGAGCAGTGATCAATACATTATTGAAGGCGCCCGTGCGCCTGTTGCGACCGCCCGTTGGTATCAACTTGTCATCGGTGTTGTGTGCATGATGGCGATTTCCAGTCCGCAATATGTCTGGACGCTGTTTACCGGCCCGCTGACCAACAAACTCGGTGTTTCGCTGGCGCAAGTGCAAATCACCTTTTCCCTGTTGATTATTTTGCAGACATTCTTTTCCCCGGTGCAGGGCTATCTGGTCGATCGTTTTGGCATTCGCCTGCTGGTCGGTCTGGGTTGCACGTTGTCCGGCCTTAGTTGGGTGCTGGCCAGTCAGGCTTCTTCTCTGAGCATGCTGTACTTGAGTTATGGCGTGGTCGGTGGCCTGGGCACCGGGATTGTCTATGTGGGCATTGTCGGTCTGATGGTGCGCTGGTTCCCTGACCGTCGCGGTTTCGCGGCAGGCGCCGTGGCCGCAGGCTATGGCATGGGCGCAATGCTCACCACGTTTCCTATCAGCAACAGTCTGCAAAGTGCTGGCATGGAACAGACCATGATGACGTTCGGCCTCGTGCTGGGCGTGGTCGGGCTTGCCGCGTCGCGGTTTTTGCGTCAACCACCGGCACTGTTGCGTGATACGGCGGTGGCGCAAACGGCGCAGACCGTTTCTGATGTCGCGCCCCGCGAGATGCTCAAGACCCCAGTCTTCTGGCTGATGTTTGCCATGTTCACCATGATGTCCACGTCCGGCCTGATGGTGACTTCGCAGATGGCCAGCTTCGCCAAGGATTTCGGCATGACCACCGTCATGGTGATGGGCATGGCGGCCTTGCCACTGGCCTTGACCATTGACCGTGTCTGCAATGGTCTGACCCGGCCGTTGTTCGGCTGGATTTCCGACCGTTTCGGCCGCGAAAACACCATGGCGTTCGCGTTTCTGTTTGAAGGTGTAGCCATGACGCTGTGGTTGCTGACCAGTGATAACCCGGTGCTGTTCGTACTGTTGTCGGGTGTCGTGTTCCTGGGCTGGGGTGAAATATTCTCCCTGTTCCCCTCAACCCTGACCGACACCTTCGGCACCCGCCACGCCACCACCAACTACGGTTTTCTGTACATGGCGCAGGGGATTGGCGCGGTGTTTGGCGGTCCGGTTGCAGCGCTGCTGCACCAGTACACAAGTAGCTGGTACCCGGTTTTTGCGGTGGCCATCAGCTTTGACATCGTCACCGCTCTGCTGGCCTTCTTCGTGCTCAAACGCATGCGTATGAACTGGCTTGCCGCACACGCTCTGTAATTTTTATAAAAAGGAATCTGCGCATGTTGAACACCACACTGGCCGCTCGCGGCATTGCCGTTGCGCCTCACAGTCTCGCTGCACAATCGGCGCTGGCGGTATTGCGCGAGGGCGGTAACGCGATCGAGGCGATGGTCGCGGCAGCCGCCACGATTGCGGTTGTGTACCCCCACATGAACAGCCTGGGCGGCGACGGTTTCTGGCTGATCATGCCTGCCCAGGGCGAGCCGGTGGCCATTGACGCCAGCGGTCCGGCTGGCAGTCTGGCGACCCTGAGCCGCTACGAAGGCATGAGCAAAATCCCGACCCGTGGCGTCGATGCGGCGCTGACCGTGGCGGGAACCGTAGGCGGCTGGCAGGAGGCCTTGGCAGTTTCGGCGCAATGGGGTGGCCATACTCCTTTGCCGCGCCTGCTCGAAGACGCGATCCACTACGCACGGTCTGGAATTCCCACCACCGTCTCCCAACACGTCGCCACATCTACCAAGCAGGCTGAGTTGCAGCATGTGCCGGGTTTTGCAGAGACGTTTTTGCCGAACGGCGCAGCGCCGCAAGCCGGCAGTCTGTTCCGGCAACCGCGTCTGGCGGACACGCTGCAAGCCTTGGCCGACGACGGTCTGGACAGTTTCTATCGTGGGGCGCTTGCCGATTCCATTGCCCATGATCTGGAGGCTCTGGGCGCGCCGGTGACCCGTGCCGATCTGGCCAGTTACCGGGCCAGGCGTGTGCGCCCCCTTGAGCTGAACCACAGCGCAGGTACGGTTTACAACCTGACGCCCCCTAGCCAGGGGCTGGTTTCGCAGCTGATCCTGGGGATTTCCGATCACGCAGGTTTGGCCTCACATGCCGCGGACGAGGCCGACCATATTCATACCCTGGTGGAGGCGACCAAGCTCGCATTCGCACTGCGCGATGGCCACATAACGGACCCCGAGCACATGACTATCGACCCTCAGAGCTGCCTGGCGCCGGACAACCTGCAAGCGCTGGCAGCGCGCATTGATCCGCAGCAAGCCGCGCCGTGGGGTGAAGGCAAGGGGCCGGGCGACACGATCTGGATGGGGGTGATCGATAACGACGGGCTTGCGGTTTCCTTCATTCAGAGCATTTACCACGAATTCGGCAGCGGCGTGGTGTTGCAGGGCTCGGGCCTGAACTGGCAAAACCGCGGCGCCTCGTTCAGTCTCGACCCTGAGCACTTGTTGGTCTTGAAGCCGGGCAAGAAGCCGTTCCACACGCTCAACCCTGCGGCGGCCCGCTTGGAGGATGGCCGCGCCATGGTCTACGGCACCATGGGGGGCGACGGTCAGCCGCAGACGCAGGCGGCGGTGTTCAGCCGGTACGCGGTGTTTGGTCAGCCATTGCAGCAGGCGGTGACGGCGCCGCGCTGGTTACTGGGGCGGACCTGGGGAGACACGTCGGACACCCTGAAACTGGAGTCGCGTTTCCCGGAATCCGTTGTCGATGAACTCAAGCGCCGTGGCCACGAGGTCGAGTTGCTTGAGGCCTTCACTGAAACCATGGGGCATGCCGGGGCTGCGGTGCGTCTGGTCAATGGCAGCTTTGAAGGCGCTTTCGACCCGCGTGGCAACGGCGCAGCCGCCGGCTATTGATTTACAGAAACACAAACTTGGCAATGAAGATCACGCAGAGCGCCCACAGGCTGACCGAAATCTGTCTGTGTTTGCCGGTCCCGGCTTTGAGCACTACGTAAGTGATGAAGCCCAGCGCGATGCCGTCGGCGACTGAGAACGTCAGCGGCATCATGATCGCGGTGACGATCGCCGGAATGCTGTCGGTGGCTTCGTCCCAGTCGATGTGCGCCATGCCGCCCATCATCAACATCGCCACGTAAATCAATGCACCTGCCGTCGCGTAAGCGGGAATCATCCCGGCTAGCGGGGCGAAGAACATCGCCGCCACGAACAGCACACCCACGGTCACGGCGGTCAGCCCCGTCCGCCCCCCGGCCGCCACGCCCGAGGCGCTTTCCACGTAACTGGTGACTGGCGGCACACCGACCATTGCGCCGAACACGCTGGACGCGCTGTCGGCCTTCAAGGCCCGCGAGAGGTTTTCGATGCGGCCGTCTTCGCGCACTAAACCGGCGCGCTGTGCCACACCCATGAGCGTGCCGGCTGTGTCGAACATGTGCACGAACAGAAACGCCAGCACCACGCTGATCATGCTGACGTTGAACACGCCGGCCAGGTCCATGGCCATCCAGGTCGGCGCCAGGCTCGGCGGCATGGAGAAGATGCCGTCGTAATGCACCAGCCCCAGGCCCCAGCCGGCCAGCGTCACGGCGATGATGCTGATGAGGATCGCGCCGAACACCCGGTGATAGCTGAGCACGGCAATCATCAGAAAACAGATGGCGGCGA encodes the following:
- the puuE gene encoding allantoinase PuuE produces the protein MSADYPRDLIGYGSNPPHPHWPGNARIALSFVLNYEEGGERNILHGDKESEAFLSEMVAAQPLQGQRNMSMESLYEYGSRAGVWRVLKLFKQFDIPLTVFAVAMAAQRHPDVIRAMVDAGHEICSHGYRWIDYQNMDEAQEREHMLEAIRILTELTGERPLGWYTGRTGPNTRRLVMEEGGFLYDCDTYDDDLPYWEPNNATGKPHLVIPYTLDTNDMRFTQVQGFNKGDDFFDYLKDAFDVLYAEGAEAPKMLSIGLHCRLIGRPARLAALQRFLEYVKGHEQVWFARRVEIARHWHQVHPFNGAAE
- the uraH gene encoding hydroxyisourate hydrolase translates to MGRLTTHVLDAAHGCPGSAIHIALYRVEGERLEKVADAVTNADGRCDAPLLQGDDYRSGVYQLQFHAGDYYRAKGVQLPDTAFLDVVVLRFGIDAAQDHYHVPLLISPYSYSTYRGS
- a CDS encoding DUF3830 family protein — translated: MTTLKITAGGYQFLAETNPDAPQTVAAFLALLPYRQKLIHVRWSGEGCWVPLGEYQLLKGEEPIGFENHTSHPSVGDILFYPGPYSETEILVAYGSCCFASKMGQLAGNHFLTIVQGKENLRALGVKTLWEGAQEIVFERA
- the oxlT gene encoding oxalate/formate MFS antiporter, with product MSSDQYIIEGARAPVATARWYQLVIGVVCMMAISSPQYVWTLFTGPLTNKLGVSLAQVQITFSLLIILQTFFSPVQGYLVDRFGIRLLVGLGCTLSGLSWVLASQASSLSMLYLSYGVVGGLGTGIVYVGIVGLMVRWFPDRRGFAAGAVAAGYGMGAMLTTFPISNSLQSAGMEQTMMTFGLVLGVVGLAASRFLRQPPALLRDTAVAQTAQTVSDVAPREMLKTPVFWLMFAMFTMMSTSGLMVTSQMASFAKDFGMTTVMVMGMAALPLALTIDRVCNGLTRPLFGWISDRFGRENTMAFAFLFEGVAMTLWLLTSDNPVLFVLLSGVVFLGWGEIFSLFPSTLTDTFGTRHATTNYGFLYMAQGIGAVFGGPVAALLHQYTSSWYPVFAVAISFDIVTALLAFFVLKRMRMNWLAAHAL
- a CDS encoding gamma-glutamyltransferase family protein; protein product: MLNTTLAARGIAVAPHSLAAQSALAVLREGGNAIEAMVAAAATIAVVYPHMNSLGGDGFWLIMPAQGEPVAIDASGPAGSLATLSRYEGMSKIPTRGVDAALTVAGTVGGWQEALAVSAQWGGHTPLPRLLEDAIHYARSGIPTTVSQHVATSTKQAELQHVPGFAETFLPNGAAPQAGSLFRQPRLADTLQALADDGLDSFYRGALADSIAHDLEALGAPVTRADLASYRARRVRPLELNHSAGTVYNLTPPSQGLVSQLILGISDHAGLASHAADEADHIHTLVEATKLAFALRDGHITDPEHMTIDPQSCLAPDNLQALAARIDPQQAAPWGEGKGPGDTIWMGVIDNDGLAVSFIQSIYHEFGSGVVLQGSGLNWQNRGASFSLDPEHLLVLKPGKKPFHTLNPAAARLEDGRAMVYGTMGGDGQPQTQAAVFSRYAVFGQPLQQAVTAPRWLLGRTWGDTSDTLKLESRFPESVVDELKRRGHEVELLEAFTETMGHAGAAVRLVNGSFEGAFDPRGNGAAAGY
- a CDS encoding NCS2 family permease translates to MESRKTEATPLDLTLPRKGLLERLFKLSLHGTTVRTELLAGLTTFITMAYIIFVNPNIMADAGIDHGAAFVATCIAAALGCLLMGLYANWPVGLAPGMGLNAFFTYTVVGTMGYSWETALGAVFVSGVIFMILTLSRVREWLLNSIPVSLRYAMGAGVGLFLGLIGLKTAGIVVDSPATLIKLGSLREPGPLLAAICFLMIAVLSYHRVFGAILISIIAVTLAGWGLGLVHYDGIFSMPPSLAPTWMAMDLAGVFNVSMISVVLAFLFVHMFDTAGTLMGVAQRAGLVREDGRIENLSRALKADSASSVFGAMVGVPPVTSYVESASGVAAGGRTGLTAVTVGVLFVAAMFFAPLAGMIPAYATAGALIYVAMLMMGGMAHIDWDEATDSIPAIVTAIMMPLTFSVADGIALGFITYVVLKAGTGKHRQISVSLWALCVIFIAKFVFL